In Acidaminococcus fermentans DSM 20731, one genomic interval encodes:
- the gmk gene encoding guanylate kinase has product MNKPQGILLVLSGPSGAGKGTICARLREKRDHMAYSVSCTTRQPRNGEVDGVNYFFKTRDEFEEMIKNGGLLEHASVYGNYYGTPRQYVLDKLAEGLDVILEIDPQGALQVKKSYPDGVFVFIVPPSLDELSKRIYKRGTDAVDVIKRRLSAATSELAYASKYDYIVVNDEVEKATDKVSKIIDVEHLRVGRTYYIVDEICHNGTCDCGEPQKK; this is encoded by the coding sequence ATGAATAAACCTCAGGGAATCTTGCTGGTGCTCAGCGGCCCCAGCGGTGCCGGCAAAGGCACCATCTGCGCCCGGCTCCGGGAAAAACGGGACCACATGGCCTACTCGGTGTCCTGCACCACCCGCCAGCCCCGGAACGGGGAAGTGGACGGGGTGAACTATTTCTTCAAGACCCGGGATGAGTTCGAAGAAATGATCAAAAACGGAGGCCTGCTGGAACACGCTTCCGTATACGGGAACTATTACGGCACCCCCCGGCAGTATGTGCTGGACAAACTGGCGGAAGGGCTGGACGTGATCCTGGAAATCGACCCCCAGGGGGCCCTCCAGGTGAAGAAAAGCTATCCCGACGGGGTGTTCGTGTTTATCGTGCCTCCTTCCCTGGATGAACTGTCCAAACGAATCTACAAACGGGGCACCGACGCGGTGGACGTGATCAAACGCCGGCTCAGCGCTGCCACCAGCGAACTGGCCTATGCGTCCAAGTATGACTACATCGTGGTCAACGACGAAGTGGAAAAAGCTACCGACAAGGTAAGCAAGATCATCGATGTGGAACACCTGCGGGTGGGTCGCACCTACTATATTGTTGATGAAATCTGCCACAACGGCACCTGTGACTGCGGCGAACCGCAGAAGAAGTAA
- a CDS encoding ferredoxin, producing the protein MKFKVNQDTCIGCGLCEGTCPAVFHMTDAGVAEAIPDDVPAGEEANAQAALEGCPVGAIEKVEG; encoded by the coding sequence ATGAAATTCAAAGTCAATCAGGATACCTGTATCGGATGCGGGCTGTGCGAAGGCACCTGCCCGGCAGTATTCCACATGACGGATGCCGGGGTGGCGGAAGCCATTCCCGATGATGTTCCGGCTGGCGAAGAAGCCAACGCCCAGGCAGCCCTGGAAGGGTGCCCGGTGGGAGCCATTGAAAAGGTGGAAGGATAA
- a CDS encoding WG repeat-containing protein: MHRSSLKSSLLAAVLAASWALPLSASAEKPAEIYSHEHRESHTTTRTESSTRTSSSTTSTHTSSSVNVDKAGTAEILGGLLVPNPNRKVPGLVRAARESLLAPVFAGRDSKGLWGLWDARGREILAPRYNSLEAASQGLLAAREGKKDLLYFTREGRPAQAPAAPDALIPSKEKGRWGFRDANQRTVLAPVYREVRGDFSEGIAFVVNAQGKSVAIDTQGRELFAAPYDQVFPFQDGLAETRRTVRSFNWATLASATLGAAFWDHSVYMPDQPLSLTWDGVKRGYIDRTGQVIVDDRNDAVFPMTLWGTFVKDKGEMWFVDRQGRVLFGPGKYDIDGGGLDEQEGLAAVLDKGTRKYGIVDVSDGSLRLPFAWDGVQFLGRQRMLVKEGSISRLVSETTGQVLRTWQQPVTLTPFGSQAETTWIREGKTWKLMDRDGEILPARVPDGVTQTGSFQGQAAPAKGKQGWGLMDGQGRWLVQGLKEIHSL; encoded by the coding sequence ATGCACCGATCTTCCCTGAAATCCTCTTTGCTGGCCGCTGTCCTGGCGGCTTCCTGGGCTCTGCCCCTTTCTGCTTCGGCGGAAAAGCCGGCGGAGATCTATTCCCATGAACACCGGGAATCCCACACCACCACCCGGACGGAATCTTCCACTCGCACCTCGTCTTCCACCACTTCCACCCACACCAGCAGCAGCGTCAATGTGGACAAGGCCGGCACCGCGGAGATCCTGGGCGGGCTCCTGGTCCCCAACCCCAACCGGAAGGTGCCGGGGTTGGTCCGTGCGGCCCGGGAAAGCCTCCTGGCCCCGGTGTTTGCCGGACGGGACAGCAAGGGCCTGTGGGGGCTCTGGGACGCCCGGGGACGGGAAATCCTGGCACCCCGGTACAACTCCCTGGAAGCGGCTTCCCAGGGCCTCCTGGCGGCCCGGGAGGGCAAGAAGGACCTGCTGTACTTCACCCGGGAAGGCCGGCCGGCCCAGGCTCCTGCGGCGCCGGATGCCCTCATCCCCTCCAAGGAAAAGGGCCGCTGGGGCTTCCGGGATGCCAATCAGCGGACGGTGCTGGCTCCGGTGTACCGGGAAGTACGGGGGGATTTCAGCGAAGGAATCGCCTTTGTGGTCAATGCCCAGGGCAAATCCGTGGCCATCGATACCCAGGGCCGGGAGCTGTTTGCCGCCCCCTATGACCAGGTGTTCCCCTTCCAGGATGGCCTGGCGGAAACCCGGCGCACGGTCCGTTCCTTCAACTGGGCCACTCTGGCCAGCGCAACCCTGGGAGCGGCTTTCTGGGACCACAGTGTGTATATGCCGGACCAGCCCCTGAGCCTGACCTGGGACGGGGTGAAGCGGGGCTACATCGACCGGACGGGCCAGGTGATCGTGGATGACCGGAATGACGCCGTGTTCCCCATGACCCTCTGGGGGACCTTTGTGAAGGACAAGGGAGAAATGTGGTTTGTGGACCGCCAAGGCCGGGTGCTGTTCGGGCCGGGGAAATACGACATCGACGGCGGCGGTCTGGACGAACAGGAAGGACTGGCGGCGGTCCTGGACAAAGGGACCCGGAAATACGGGATCGTGGACGTAAGCGACGGCTCCCTGCGCCTGCCCTTTGCCTGGGACGGGGTCCAGTTCCTGGGACGGCAGCGGATGCTGGTGAAGGAAGGGTCCATATCCCGGCTGGTTTCTGAAACCACCGGACAGGTGCTCCGTACCTGGCAGCAGCCGGTGACCCTGACCCCCTTTGGCAGCCAGGCGGAAACCACCTGGATCCGGGAAGGAAAGACCTGGAAGCTGATGGACCGGGATGGGGAGATCCTCCCTGCCCGGGTCCCGGACGGAGTGACCCAGACCGGTTCCTTCCAGGGACAGGCGGCCCCGGCCAAAGGAAAACAGGGCTGGGGGCTCATGGATGGCCAGGGCCGCTGGCTGGTCCAGGGGCTGAAGGAGATCCACAGCCTGTAA
- a CDS encoding hemerythrin domain-containing protein: protein MTYAIDLMVREHANISRMLEVIRHASIGILEGKPVDLADFREMVDFIRNYADKHHHGKEEKFLFPVMVQKLGRVADNLVTHGMLVEHDLGRDHVMSLVTALEEYEKNPKTEYKLDILTEAMGYARLLKRHVEKENNVVYTFAERQLSPEDLGNVDARSRKFEEEEQAKGVQDHYLDLLERLEKKYL from the coding sequence ATGACCTATGCCATTGATCTGATGGTCCGGGAACACGCCAACATCAGCCGGATGCTGGAAGTGATCCGCCATGCCTCCATCGGTATCCTGGAAGGGAAGCCGGTGGACCTGGCCGACTTCCGGGAGATGGTGGATTTCATCCGGAACTATGCGGATAAGCACCACCACGGGAAGGAAGAGAAGTTCCTGTTCCCGGTGATGGTGCAGAAGCTGGGCCGGGTGGCGGACAACCTGGTGACCCACGGGATGCTGGTGGAACACGATCTGGGACGGGACCATGTGATGAGCCTGGTCACGGCCCTGGAGGAATACGAAAAGAATCCCAAGACCGAATACAAACTGGATATCCTGACGGAAGCCATGGGCTATGCCCGGCTGCTGAAACGCCACGTGGAAAAGGAAAACAATGTGGTGTACACCTTCGCGGAACGGCAGCTGAGCCCGGAAGACCTGGGCAACGTGGATGCCAGGAGCCGGAAGTTCGAAGAAGAAGAACAGGCCAAAGGCGTCCAGGACCATTACCTGGACCTGCTGGAACGGCTGGAGAAGAAGTATTTGTAA
- a CDS encoding DUF1858 domain-containing protein: MENTKKITGDMLVGQICAEHPEAVPALQAVGMHCLGCPSSQMESLKDAAFVHGLDPEKVVAAVNAALAD, encoded by the coding sequence ATGGAAAATACCAAGAAAATCACGGGCGATATGCTGGTTGGACAGATCTGTGCAGAACATCCGGAAGCGGTTCCCGCTCTCCAGGCTGTGGGGATGCACTGCCTGGGATGCCCCTCTTCCCAGATGGAATCCCTGAAGGATGCGGCCTTCGTCCATGGGCTGGATCCGGAAAAAGTGGTGGCTGCCGTCAACGCCGCCCTGGCAGACTGA
- a CDS encoding zinc-ribbon domain-containing protein: MFCINCGTKLPDGAKFCFNCGARVPDLATDDAPEQAPAAEKGDAAPVVQNAVPAASAGAGQTGGEPVPAPKKETLPEVPGSHALILGRYPIDFPRPLALRRQLWAPFNREGARQRRLVGKYIREHLHVEDYTDPAALVEFLTRIIFDACEPAMDAAVEALMDHGIDFVSKKDLLDKLFEQYKETDLVRELAEDQAAISRYLEQLGEEKEMNKAHWQGGGFGITGAITGAVKAGMLNMASDGLSALGRAVTGNTYSGRAQRFIRQRLDSHNYAGMGASLADNIISVWLVNELVHVLEDSHKLPPFHFRTKEVKSRMDNLQVMLENGRYSNEKAMETLCECLTQTGATFSVYLAMAKLAPDAIPDILDVADTEGEGLSLAGSLWQDLHQKGDIAFPRWVDCLGVERGYAVRTPEEMAVLRYLMREYPEGYEGLRIVLVDASGVTLPFYPDLEEVSYYGFGDQLHFAYKGTEPIDFAAKKIRFYEIRFAPPYGEVAAAQVETFKQDAQKALDQGEQQQAAASYQAAADMGDREAMYRLGLVCRNLGEPEEASKWLQTAAELGDPDAAWEFYRQSVQDGSPESDYLFAAAKGGQGEASMQLGELYETGTEMEDGKDFDKAAKYYEQAAVLGIAGAAEALERTRKALHTPEFQETLFRNYQKYRDCDEERALDYLRRSAGLGYEEARRVLGIWDLKEAARLRQEEATDWAEVRTLYEESVDCGSPEGCWELALLKESGKGTAVDQEGADGLIRRAAEKGFGPACTRMGLEEARAGHGEAAFAWYQKGAAANDPQACLQAGLCREGGKAAQRIWKKPGNCWAEHGKVVWMRPGNPWSRWTWPWETHSRRQDALRRPWAVTKRQRKVKMPKP; the protein is encoded by the coding sequence ATGTTTTGCATAAATTGTGGTACGAAATTGCCCGATGGGGCAAAATTCTGTTTCAACTGCGGGGCCAGGGTGCCTGATCTGGCAACGGACGATGCACCGGAACAGGCGCCGGCAGCGGAAAAGGGAGATGCGGCACCGGTCGTCCAGAACGCCGTTCCGGCCGCCTCCGCCGGGGCCGGACAGACCGGGGGAGAGCCCGTCCCTGCACCCAAAAAGGAAACCCTGCCGGAGGTGCCGGGCAGCCATGCCCTCATCCTTGGCAGATATCCCATTGATTTTCCCCGGCCGCTGGCCCTGCGGCGGCAGCTGTGGGCTCCCTTCAACCGGGAAGGGGCCCGGCAGAGACGGCTGGTGGGGAAGTATATCCGGGAACACCTCCATGTGGAGGACTATACGGACCCGGCCGCCCTGGTGGAATTCCTGACCCGGATTATCTTCGATGCCTGCGAGCCTGCCATGGATGCGGCGGTGGAAGCCCTGATGGATCACGGCATCGATTTTGTCAGTAAAAAAGATCTGCTGGACAAACTCTTTGAGCAGTACAAGGAAACCGACCTGGTCCGGGAGCTGGCCGAAGACCAGGCGGCGATTTCCCGCTATCTGGAGCAGCTGGGAGAGGAAAAAGAGATGAACAAGGCCCACTGGCAGGGAGGCGGCTTTGGCATCACCGGGGCCATCACCGGAGCGGTGAAAGCCGGCATGCTGAACATGGCTTCCGACGGACTGAGCGCCCTGGGACGGGCCGTTACCGGCAATACCTATTCCGGCCGGGCCCAGCGGTTCATCCGGCAGCGTCTGGACAGCCACAACTATGCAGGGATGGGAGCCAGCCTTGCAGACAACATCATTTCCGTCTGGCTGGTCAACGAACTGGTCCATGTCCTGGAAGACAGCCACAAGCTGCCCCCCTTCCACTTCCGGACCAAAGAAGTCAAAAGCCGGATGGACAACCTCCAGGTGATGCTGGAAAATGGCCGGTACAGCAATGAGAAGGCCATGGAGACCCTTTGTGAATGCCTGACCCAGACCGGAGCCACTTTTTCCGTTTATCTTGCCATGGCCAAGCTGGCGCCGGATGCCATTCCGGATATCCTGGACGTGGCGGATACGGAAGGGGAAGGTCTTTCCCTGGCCGGAAGCCTGTGGCAGGACCTCCATCAGAAAGGCGACATTGCGTTTCCCCGGTGGGTGGACTGCCTGGGCGTCGAAAGAGGGTATGCCGTCCGGACACCGGAGGAAATGGCCGTGCTGCGGTACCTGATGCGGGAGTATCCGGAGGGGTATGAGGGACTCCGGATTGTCCTGGTCGATGCCAGCGGCGTGACCCTTCCTTTTTACCCGGATCTGGAAGAGGTTTCCTATTACGGGTTCGGCGACCAGCTCCATTTTGCTTACAAAGGGACGGAACCCATCGACTTTGCAGCCAAGAAAATCCGTTTCTATGAGATCCGGTTCGCCCCGCCTTATGGGGAAGTGGCGGCAGCCCAGGTGGAAACGTTCAAACAGGACGCCCAAAAGGCCCTGGACCAGGGAGAACAGCAGCAGGCGGCGGCTTCTTACCAGGCGGCAGCGGATATGGGCGACCGGGAAGCCATGTACCGGCTGGGGCTGGTCTGTCGGAATCTGGGAGAACCGGAAGAAGCGTCCAAATGGCTCCAGACGGCGGCAGAACTGGGAGACCCCGATGCGGCCTGGGAATTCTACCGGCAGAGTGTCCAGGATGGATCCCCGGAATCCGATTACCTGTTCGCGGCAGCCAAAGGCGGCCAGGGAGAAGCCAGCATGCAGCTGGGCGAACTCTATGAAACCGGAACGGAAATGGAAGATGGAAAGGATTTTGACAAGGCGGCAAAATATTATGAGCAGGCAGCTGTCCTGGGGATCGCCGGGGCGGCAGAAGCCCTGGAACGGACCCGGAAGGCCCTCCATACCCCTGAATTCCAGGAGACGCTGTTCCGCAACTATCAGAAATACAGAGACTGTGACGAAGAACGGGCCCTTGACTATCTCCGCCGCAGTGCCGGACTGGGCTATGAGGAGGCGCGGAGGGTCCTGGGGATTTGGGACCTGAAAGAGGCGGCCAGACTCCGGCAGGAGGAAGCAACGGACTGGGCAGAAGTCCGCACCCTGTATGAAGAGTCGGTGGACTGCGGCAGTCCGGAAGGCTGCTGGGAACTGGCTCTTTTGAAAGAAAGCGGAAAAGGGACTGCCGTGGATCAGGAAGGGGCGGACGGCTTGATCCGCCGGGCCGCTGAGAAAGGCTTTGGACCGGCCTGTACCCGGATGGGACTGGAGGAAGCCCGGGCCGGCCATGGAGAAGCAGCCTTTGCCTGGTACCAGAAAGGGGCCGCTGCCAACGATCCCCAGGCCTGCCTCCAGGCCGGTCTGTGCCGGGAAGGGGGGAAGGCTGCGCAAAGGATCTGGAAAAAGCCCGGGAACTGCTGGGCAGAGCACGGGAAGGTGGTCTGGATGAGGCCCGGGAACCCCTGGAGCAGGTGGACCTGGCCCTGGGAGACGCATTCCAGGCGGCAGGACGCTTTGAGGAGGCCCTGGGCTGTTACGAAGAGGCAGCGGAAGGTGAAAATGCCGAAGCCATAG
- the coaBC gene encoding bifunctional phosphopantothenoylcysteine decarboxylase/phosphopantothenate--cysteine ligase CoaBC, with amino-acid sequence MLEGKKIALGVTGGIAAYKAVTLVSRLVQAGAQVRVIMTDAATHLVSPLLFKEISGNPVATDLWAGNAEFNVEHVAIGRWCDVMVVAPATADMIGKMANGIADDLLSTTLMACDRPKIVCPAMNTNMLENPAVVRNLATLRQDGITIMPSAAGHLACGINGSGRLPEPEDIKAFIDGFLASREGDLRGLRVLVTAGGTREAIDPVRFIGNRSSGKMGYAIARDAARRGAEVLLVSGPTALPAPRNVKFQSVETTREMMDAVLAAYPKVDVVIMAAAVADYRPHHAEEQKIKKNDDTLTLSLDKNPDILKQLGQQKEHQFLVGFAAETQHLLENAAAKVKKKNLDMIVANDVTMKGAGFSTDTNVVKLLFPSGEIRSLELMSKEAVGNHILDIVRDAVKRKV; translated from the coding sequence GTGCTGGAAGGCAAAAAGATTGCATTGGGAGTCACCGGGGGCATTGCGGCCTACAAGGCTGTGACCCTGGTGAGCCGGCTGGTCCAGGCCGGGGCCCAGGTGCGGGTGATCATGACCGACGCGGCCACCCACCTGGTTTCTCCCCTGCTGTTCAAGGAAATCAGCGGCAACCCGGTGGCCACGGACCTGTGGGCCGGGAACGCGGAATTCAACGTGGAGCATGTGGCCATCGGCCGCTGGTGCGATGTGATGGTGGTGGCTCCGGCCACCGCCGACATGATCGGAAAAATGGCCAACGGCATTGCCGACGACCTGCTGTCCACCACCCTGATGGCCTGTGACCGGCCCAAGATCGTGTGTCCGGCCATGAACACCAACATGCTGGAAAATCCGGCAGTGGTCCGGAACCTGGCCACCCTGCGCCAGGATGGGATCACCATCATGCCCAGCGCCGCCGGCCACCTGGCCTGCGGGATCAACGGATCCGGACGGCTTCCGGAACCGGAAGACATCAAAGCCTTCATCGACGGTTTCCTGGCCAGCCGGGAAGGGGACCTGCGGGGCCTGCGGGTGCTGGTCACTGCCGGAGGCACCCGGGAAGCCATCGACCCGGTCCGGTTCATCGGCAACCGGTCCAGCGGAAAAATGGGCTATGCCATTGCCCGGGACGCCGCCCGCCGGGGTGCGGAAGTGCTGCTGGTATCCGGGCCCACGGCCCTGCCCGCGCCCCGGAACGTGAAGTTCCAGAGCGTGGAGACCACCCGGGAGATGATGGATGCGGTGCTGGCCGCCTATCCGAAGGTGGATGTGGTGATCATGGCCGCTGCCGTGGCTGATTACCGGCCCCACCATGCGGAAGAACAGAAGATCAAAAAGAACGACGATACCCTGACCCTGTCCCTGGACAAGAATCCGGATATCCTGAAGCAGCTGGGGCAGCAGAAAGAGCACCAGTTCCTGGTGGGCTTTGCCGCTGAAACCCAGCACCTGCTGGAAAACGCCGCCGCCAAGGTGAAGAAAAAGAACCTGGACATGATCGTGGCCAACGACGTGACCATGAAAGGCGCCGGTTTCAGCACCGATACCAATGTGGTGAAGCTGCTGTTCCCCAGCGGTGAAATCCGCAGCCTGGAGCTCATGAGCAAAGAGGCCGTAGGGAACCACATCCTGGATATCGTGAGGGATGCGGTGAAAAGGAAAGTATAA
- a CDS encoding amidohydrolase, with protein MDAQKIIEQAVDGRYRDELVDLSRQIWELAEVGYEEKQSAETLCQALERHGFTVTRNLVNIPTAFKGVWGQGKPVVGILGEYDALPGLSQEAGCPVKKPEHEGCAGHGCGHNLLGTGALAGALALKDYLEATGQPGTVVYFGTPAEENLSGKAFMARDGAFDGVDFFLTWHPAPENRTATPHLNANVCRTYKFKGITSHAGGAPELGRSALDSCEIMGVGANYLREHVIMEARIHYAYLDVGGRAPNVVQDHAAVRYVVRAPYYRQVKEIVPRLDDVARGAALICGTQVTVERESGYSEYINNQVLAQAATEAFHAIGVPKWDDRDFALAKAFTDSFSDSMKEKEKQTILKRYGRDRLEEKLAQPLDTDIKDFDPDREELDFGSTDVGDVGFIAPTYYFNVATEAMGTPGHSWYKTGQVNSSIGQKGMLTAGKVIALTAVKLLEDPDRLAAAQKEFQAKNNGQYDCPVAGVEKLPKL; from the coding sequence ATGGATGCACAGAAAATCATTGAACAGGCGGTGGACGGCCGGTACCGGGACGAACTGGTGGACCTGAGCCGGCAGATCTGGGAACTGGCGGAAGTGGGCTATGAGGAGAAACAGTCCGCAGAAACCCTGTGCCAGGCTCTGGAGCGCCACGGCTTCACCGTCACCCGGAATCTGGTGAACATCCCCACGGCATTCAAGGGAGTCTGGGGCCAGGGGAAACCGGTGGTGGGGATCCTGGGAGAATACGACGCCCTGCCCGGCCTCAGCCAGGAAGCCGGCTGCCCGGTGAAGAAACCGGAACATGAAGGATGTGCCGGCCATGGCTGCGGCCACAACCTGCTGGGCACCGGGGCCCTGGCCGGCGCCCTGGCCCTGAAGGATTATCTGGAAGCAACGGGGCAGCCGGGCACCGTGGTGTATTTCGGTACCCCGGCGGAAGAAAACCTCAGCGGCAAGGCCTTTATGGCCCGGGACGGCGCCTTTGACGGGGTGGACTTCTTCCTTACCTGGCATCCCGCTCCGGAAAACCGTACCGCCACGCCCCATCTGAACGCCAACGTGTGCCGGACCTACAAATTCAAGGGCATCACTTCCCACGCCGGGGGCGCTCCGGAACTGGGCCGCAGCGCCCTGGATTCCTGCGAGATCATGGGGGTGGGGGCCAACTACCTCCGGGAGCACGTGATCATGGAAGCCCGGATCCACTACGCTTATCTGGATGTGGGAGGCCGGGCACCCAACGTGGTCCAGGACCATGCCGCGGTGCGCTATGTGGTCCGGGCTCCCTACTACCGGCAGGTGAAGGAGATCGTTCCCCGGCTGGACGATGTGGCCCGGGGAGCAGCCCTTATCTGCGGCACCCAGGTCACGGTGGAACGGGAATCCGGCTATTCCGAATACATCAACAACCAGGTGCTGGCCCAGGCGGCCACCGAGGCCTTCCACGCCATCGGGGTGCCAAAATGGGATGACCGGGACTTTGCCCTGGCCAAAGCCTTTACCGATTCCTTCAGCGACAGCATGAAGGAGAAGGAAAAGCAGACCATCCTGAAACGGTACGGCCGGGACCGGCTGGAAGAAAAGCTGGCCCAACCCCTGGATACGGATATCAAGGATTTCGACCCGGACCGGGAAGAACTGGATTTCGGCTCCACGGATGTGGGGGACGTGGGCTTCATCGCGCCCACCTATTATTTCAACGTGGCCACCGAAGCCATGGGCACCCCCGGCCACTCCTGGTACAAAACCGGCCAGGTGAATTCCTCCATCGGCCAGAAGGGGATGCTCACCGCCGGCAAGGTGATCGCCCTGACCGCGGTGAAGCTCCTGGAAGACCCGGACCGTCTGGCCGCCGCCCAAAAAGAGTTCCAGGCCAAGAACAATGGCCAGTACGACTGCCCGGTGGCGGGAGTGGAAAAGCTGCCGAAGTTGTAA
- a CDS encoding LURP-one-related/scramblase family protein, with the protein MKLLFRQRIFSWFDSYDIYDENGNTVFVVKGQLAWGHCLKICDPQGHELGLVKEKVITFLPKFELYEGGRHIGRISKKLSLFSPKFSIDFNGWQVEGNFLEWDYTIRDARGNWVATIGKELFHLSDTYVMEIRDPSDALHVLMFALAMDAEKCSREEK; encoded by the coding sequence ATGAAACTTTTGTTCCGCCAACGAATCTTTTCCTGGTTCGACAGCTATGACATCTATGACGAAAACGGCAATACCGTCTTTGTGGTGAAAGGCCAGCTGGCCTGGGGCCACTGTTTGAAGATCTGCGATCCCCAGGGCCATGAACTGGGCCTGGTGAAAGAAAAAGTCATCACCTTTCTGCCCAAGTTCGAACTGTATGAAGGAGGCCGGCATATCGGCCGGATCAGCAAGAAACTGAGCCTGTTCTCCCCGAAATTTTCCATCGACTTCAACGGCTGGCAGGTGGAGGGAAACTTCCTGGAATGGGACTACACCATCCGGGACGCCCGGGGAAACTGGGTGGCCACCATCGGCAAGGAACTGTTCCACCTCTCCGATACCTATGTGATGGAGATCCGGGACCCCAGCGACGCCCTCCACGTGCTCATGTTCGCCTTGGCCATGGATGCGGAAAAATGCAGCCGGGAGGAGAAGTAG
- the remA gene encoding extracellular matrix/biofilm regulator RemA codes for MDIKMINIGFGNMVSGQRVITIIGPDSAPIKRIVQDGRDKGVVIDATYGRRTRAVLIMDSGHIVLSALQPETIANRFATPEDDEDTAAEEKEEPNE; via the coding sequence ATGGACATCAAAATGATCAACATCGGCTTTGGCAACATGGTCTCCGGTCAGCGTGTCATCACCATCATCGGACCGGACAGCGCCCCCATCAAGCGGATCGTCCAGGACGGCCGTGACAAGGGCGTGGTCATCGACGCCACCTACGGACGGCGGACCAGAGCCGTATTGATTATGGACAGCGGCCATATCGTCCTGTCCGCCCTCCAGCCGGAAACCATCGCCAACCGGTTTGCCACTCCGGAAGACGATGAGGATACGGCTGCAGAAGAAAAGGAGGAACCCAATGAATAA
- the hydE gene encoding [FeFe] hydrogenase H-cluster radical SAM maturase HydE produces the protein MDLVDKLKEYSVLTDEEYKELLLTEDPLLRAKLFRGAQEAMNFVFHRKVHFQGVLEFTNHCPRNCLFCRRREENNDLPRFRLNWEQIRGACELGYRMGIRSFLLQGGEDHYYTDMIMCNLLRNLQQQFPDCALGLSIGERSRQSYHRLHQAGAQRYFLSFQTADPLHFSRLHPPTHALSTKIACFNDLKDLGYETDTGFLVGAPYEQVEYLVRDLTLLQELAPHSITLIPFLPEEGTPFYQQDRMALEEYLRLTAVLRILFPRANIVAPWSIRRIHAHGQILSVQSGANVLRMPMAPPAGPEDLNQDARKKMLHTVEVMYRYLKNCGYALIPGRGDSLLYPHRVEDPQPAALEEPKPEEGETPGTE, from the coding sequence GTGGACCTGGTGGATAAGCTGAAGGAATATTCCGTGCTCACGGATGAGGAATATAAAGAGCTCCTGCTGACGGAAGACCCTCTGCTCCGGGCCAAGCTGTTCCGGGGGGCCCAGGAGGCCATGAACTTCGTGTTTCACCGGAAGGTCCATTTCCAGGGGGTCCTGGAATTCACCAACCACTGTCCCCGGAACTGCCTGTTCTGCCGTCGCCGGGAGGAAAACAACGATCTGCCCCGGTTCCGGCTCAACTGGGAGCAGATCCGGGGGGCCTGCGAACTGGGCTACCGGATGGGCATCCGTTCCTTCCTGCTCCAGGGCGGGGAAGACCATTACTATACGGACATGATCATGTGCAACCTGCTCCGGAACCTGCAGCAGCAGTTCCCGGACTGTGCTCTGGGCCTGTCCATCGGGGAACGGAGCCGCCAGTCCTACCACCGGCTCCACCAGGCCGGGGCCCAGAGGTACTTCCTCAGCTTCCAGACCGCGGATCCCCTGCATTTTTCCCGGCTCCATCCGCCCACCCATGCCCTGTCCACCAAAATCGCCTGTTTCAACGACCTGAAGGACCTGGGATATGAAACGGATACCGGGTTCCTGGTGGGGGCGCCCTACGAACAGGTGGAATACCTGGTCCGGGATCTGACCCTGCTCCAGGAACTGGCTCCCCATTCCATCACCCTGATCCCGTTCCTTCCGGAAGAGGGGACGCCTTTTTACCAGCAGGACCGGATGGCCCTGGAAGAATACCTGCGGCTGACGGCGGTGCTGCGGATCCTGTTTCCCCGGGCCAACATCGTGGCTCCCTGGTCCATCCGGCGGATCCATGCCCACGGCCAGATCCTCAGCGTCCAGAGCGGGGCCAATGTGTTGCGGATGCCCATGGCGCCTCCGGCCGGGCCTGAAGACCTGAACCAGGACGCCCGGAAAAAAATGCTCCATACGGTGGAAGTCATGTACCGGTACCTGAAGAACTGCGGCTATGCTTTGATCCCGGGCCGGGGGGATTCCCTGCTGTATCCCCACCGGGTGGAGGATCCCCAGCCGGCAGCCCTGGAAGAGCCCAAACCGGAAGAGGGGGAAACTCCCGGAACTGAATAA
- the rpoZ gene encoding DNA-directed RNA polymerase subunit omega: protein MTMIDPSIDVLADKVGSKYALVIMASKRARQLVDHAPALVKCDSNKPVSIALHEIGEGLVTIATKEDLKEMKK, encoded by the coding sequence ATGACCATGATTGATCCTTCCATTGATGTTCTGGCTGACAAAGTAGGGAGCAAATACGCTCTGGTGATTATGGCTTCCAAACGGGCCCGGCAGCTGGTGGACCATGCACCGGCCCTGGTGAAATGCGATTCCAACAAACCGGTATCCATCGCCCTGCACGAAATCGGCGAAGGCCTGGTGACCATTGCCACCAAAGAAGACCTGAAGGAAATGAAGAAATAA